One window from the genome of Cryptomeria japonica chromosome 6, Sugi_1.0, whole genome shotgun sequence encodes:
- the LOC131062574 gene encoding uncharacterized protein LOC131062574 codes for MWKGIEIARGVDSTTHSHFVDNTYLFGVAFMHEALVMKKVLNRFSWATSQEINWLKLEIFFFKMECWSQRDIARLFGIKIGQLPGKFLGMPLFSGAVKTDLWKGLLDGCKAKMEGCKRKWFSLAGPLLILKLVISAMTIFPMNYFKLPGSIIKNMQQKMRKFFVEWKSRTGQNSAYGLGQSLKTQRRWRGRAP; via the coding sequence ATGTGGAAGGGCATTGAGATTGCTCGAGGGGTGGACTCTACAACCCATTCTCACTTTGTTGATAACACCTATCTTTTTGGTGTAGCCTTTATGCACGAGGCTTTAGTTATGAAGAAAGTGCTGAACAGATTTAGTTGGGCCACTAGTCAGGAAATAAATTGGCTCAAATTGGAGATTTTTTTCTTCAAAATGGAATGTTGGTCCCAGAGAGATATTGCTAGACTGTTTGGGATAAAGATTGGACAACTGCCTGGTAAGTTCCTTGGAATGCCGCTCTTTTCTGGAGCTGTTAAGACGGACCTTTGGAAAGGGTTGCTAGATGGTTGCAAAGCAAAGATGGAGGGATGTAAGAGAAAGTGGTTTTCCTTGGCTGGTCCTCTTCTGATACTGAAGTTAGTTATCTCAGCTATGACTATCTTCCCTATGAACTATTTTAAACTTCCAGGTTCGATCATTAAGAATATGCAACAGAAGATGAGAAAGTTTTTTGTGGAATGGAAATCAAGAACAGGACAAAATTCTGCTTATGGCTTGGGACAGAGTTTGAAAACCCAAAGGAGGTGGAGGGGCAGGGCTCCGTGA